GGCGAAAGCGCTTCTTCATCATCCGAGGCTACTGATCCTCGATGAGCCTATTAATGGTCTGGATCCTGCCGGTATAGTCAAAATCAGAGAATATCTGGGAAAGTTAGCAAAGGAAGAGGGTGCAACCATATTCCTATCCAGCCACATTCTTTCCGAAATCGCTAAGCTCGCCACTCGTATAGGCATCGTACATCAAGGCCGATTAATCCATGAAATCAATACAGAGGATCTGCCACAGCTGGTACATAAGACCTTATATATAGACACCCTGGACAATGATCGTGCCTATGAAGTGTTGGTGAAGCAAGGCCTCAAAGTATCTAAGGCAAAAGCAGGGCCCCTGATATGCAAGGATAAAAGAGGTCTCGATCAGCCTGAGCTCCTGTCCGAAGATTTATTTAAAGCCGGCCTTGCTGTCAGGTCCTTTCATATTGTACAGGAAGACCTTGAATCCTTTTTCCTCAGGATGATCCAGCCATCGACCCCATACAAACCAAGCATGATGAATACTGCATGGCACGCGCTCAAGGCGGAAGTATTAAAAAATAAACATTCACCCATCCATGGAATCACTTTAGTTGCATTTGCTTTGGCACCGATATTTGGAGGTATCATCATGTTTTTGATGCAGTCCAGAGGTATGGATGGTTTGTCCGGTGCTCTGCGTTCCAAATCGGAAGTATTAGCTATAGCCGCCGATTGGCCATCATATCTCAGTATATTGACTCAAGCTGTTGGAGTAGGAGGGATCTTGATATTTGGATTTATCACCAGCTGGCTTTTTGGAAGGGAGTTTTCTGATGGCACCGTCAAAGACTTGATAGCCCTGCCTGTATCCAGAGCCAATATTTTGAATGCAAAATTTATTTATGCAACAACCTGGTGTGTAGCATTGGTGATCTGTAACCTGCTGCTTGGACTATTGATCGGTTTCATCCTGGGATTATCCGGATGGGAGTGGAGCTTTTTCGCCCGGGAGTTAAACCACTATTTCCTCACGACTTTTCTCATAATATTGTTGAATACTCCTGTCGCTTACTTTGCTTTATGGGGCAAGGGGTATCTTTCTCCACTGGGATTGGTCACGATCATGCTGGTCATGTCTCAGATACTTGGAGCACTCGGTGTGGGACAATATTTCCCCTGGGCAGTGCCTGGCTTATACAGCGGTAGTGGAGGCGCAGCGTATCGATCACAGTTGAACTATCTGAGTTATGCTTTGTTATTCCTGACAAGTATAGCAGGATATTTTGGGTCAATAAGTTATTGGTCGAAGAAGGATTTGGAAAAATAGGGCAATAGAGCATCCAGCAGTCTCAGATGGCATTGGGCTTTGGTTATTCTGTGGAAAAGGATGATCTTGCATATAAGTAAACTTTTCGAAGATATTTTTTGACAACTATTACCATTTGATATTTTAAAAAGAAAATTCTAAACAGAAGATGATGAAAAATTGGCGATTCATTTCCTTGAGTCTGTTGTTAGTGATTGGGTGTAATCATAAGGATACGAATGTTCCGGTAGTGGGATTTGTAGATGCCTTTGAAGACAACACCATCGGGCAGGCGAAAACCGGGTTTATCGATGCACTGGAACAGGCCGGTTATGAAGAAAAAAAAGGTACGCTCAAAATTATTTATCGCAATGCTCAGGGCAATATCCCTACACTCACTCAGATAGTCAATTATTTTATTGCACAAGAGGTCTCACTCATAGCCACGAACCCATCTTTGTCTACGATTACCGCTGTACAGAACACCAAGACTATCCCCATATTTATGATGGTCTCTCCCTCACCAGAATTGATGAAAGTCAATGATGCACAAGGCCATGCTCCTGACAATTTGCTTGGGGTGGGAGAGACCTTGGACTATATAGACACTTCATTTTTACTCATTCCAAAAGTGGTAAAATCCAAATCAGGTCCTTTAACGGTCGGCATGTTATACAATCAATCCGAGCCTCAGTCAGTCGAAGCGATGGAACGCATCCGAAATCTGGCTACCAACAATAATATCACCCTTATCTATCAATCTGTCAATTCATCTGCAGATGTACCATTGGTTACAGCCTCTTTATTGGCAAGGAATATCGATGTGTTTTTTGCAAATCCCGACAACATTGTTTTTGCTTCATTTGAATCCATACTCCAATCATGTAATCAAAAAAATATCCCGATTTTTACGAGTGAAGCCGGATTGGTACAACGGGGTGCATTGGCAGCCTATGGCGCCGACATCTATCAATGGGGGTACCAGGCAGGCACGCAAGCTGCACAATATTTAAAATCAAAAAACCTCCAGGGATTACATTGGGAGATGGTCACCCTTAGGAAAAAAGTTTATAATCCCGTAGCCGCTCAAAAATTCGGAATTAATATACCTACTGACTTCGGGTCTATTCAATGAGTCAATTTTATCTCACGGCGCTTCAACTTGCTTTGTGCCTTGGTCCTATGGCATTGGGTATATTCATTTCGATGAAGGTTTTTAATATCCCTGATATCACCACAGACGGCAGTTATACTTTGGGTGCCGTAGTGACGGCGACAGGGCTTATTCAACATTGGCCAGCCTGGGTCATACTGCCGGCTTGCATGTGCGCAGGGGCGCTTGCGGGCGTGTGTACAGGCGTGATCCATACTAAATTGAAAATCGATGCCTTGCTGGCTGGTATCCTGGTGATGACCGGATTGTATTCCGTCAACCTGATTTTTCTGGGAAGGTCTAACGTACCCCTGATCAATCAACCGGGCATATTTACTTCGGTCACTATTTTTCAGAATGTACTTTTTAATCAGGTTGTTATAGCGATCTGTATAACGGTGCTGCTTATGATGATATTGAATTATGTTCTCAAGACCGATTTTGGCATAGCGATGCGAGCCACAGGCAACAATCCGGTCATGACTAAATCAATGGGTATCAATAACGACATGGTCAAGATACTCGGACTAGCCATCGCCAATGCCCTCACCGGCCTGAGTGGTTATCTCGTGGCTCAATACCAAAACTTTACAGATATCAATATGGGTATCGGCATCGTCATCACTGGCCTGGGATCGGTCCTGATAGCAGATGCCCTCAAGACCTGGATGCACCTCACCAGCATTGGCTGGCAGATCGTCCTGGTGATCGTAGGAAGCATATTGTTTCAAATGGTATTGGCAGGTACCCTGGCTATGGGTATCGATCCCAATTGGCTAAAACTGGTTACTGCGTTATTTGTTTTAATGATCGTAGCCTTGCCTCGACTGACCAGCGCTTTGCAAAAAAGTTGAAAAAGTTATGATTTCGCTACGACACATTAGCAAGATTTTTAATCAGGGAAAAATAAATGAAGTCATTGCATTGGATGACATCTCCCTGGATATACATCAGGGCGAGTTTGTCGTCATCATTGGTGCTAACGGCAGTGGCAAGACTACCCTGATGAATATCATAGAAGGTTCTGAATTGCCTACTGAAGGGTCTATCAGTATAAAGGATACAGAGGTGACGGCGCTTCCTGAATACAAACGCAGCAAGTGGGTCGCACGCGTATTTCAAAATCCTACCAATGGTACTGCCCCTGACCTGACTATCCTGGACAATTTTAGGCTGGCAGCGTTGCGAACTCAGCGCAAAAACGTGACGATTGGCACGAATGCGGCATTCCGAAAGCGGGTCCAGGAGAAAATCAGTAGTTTGGGTATGGGACTCGAAAACAAGATCAGTCAAGCTATGGGCAGCCTATCAGGTGGCCAGCGCCAGGCGCTGACCTTACTCATGAGTGTCATGGACGATACAGATATCTTGCTGTTAGACGAACCCACCGCGGCGCTGGATCCCAAGTCTGCCCTGGTCGTCATGCGACTGGCAGAAAAATTAAATCAGGATATGGGCATCACCACGATCCTGATCACGCACAATTTAAAAGATGCTTTACAATACGGGGATCGGTTGATCCAATTCCAGGAGGGAAAGATCGTATGTGATATCGATAAAGGATCAAAAGCAAATCTTATGCTGCAGGATATTTATGGATGGTTTGCATGATATTTGATGCTGTTCTTCAGGGAAAAGTCATTAATGTATCTTATGCGGGCATGTTTGGAAAGAAAGGCATTCGGGTAGCTAGTGTCCTTCTGCTCCTTTCATTCTGGTCTGCTATCGGTATACTTTTTTTTGTAAATCTGGAATGTAAACTCTCAGGAAATAGCAATGTAAAAATTATTCCTACCAAGACCAAGACTAAAAAATGGCCTTTGTGGCGGATTAAGCGAACTTGCAAGAAATGGATGAATTATGATTCTGTAAGGACAGTTAGTTATTATTAGGGTCTTTTCTTCTGAAGTATTATTATTTGTTTTGGCTTAGACAGTATTCACTGTAATTTGCATATTCATCTGTCCAAACTCAATGACCAAACTTAGCACAAAACTATATCAAATGTGTTAATTTATTAAGGTCGGACAATCTTGTATTTTAATATGACCAGAATGCCTAATTTAAATAAAAGAATCTATCAAGAATCCAAGTCTTAGTACTTTCTGATACGGGTTTAAAAGATGTATAATATATTAACTATATCAAGAATCTCCTGCAGCTGTAAAGACATGAATAGCCGTTGAATGCTAATAATTTAACGTTTGATAGTTTGAAAATATCCCTGTCGACAGTTATTCATCATATTTTACTATTTTGGGTCGACAAATCTTTCCGAAGATTTTAATTAAACCAACAATTTTTATAAACTTATCTCTATGTCTCAGATCCGTCGACTTGCAGCTATCATGTTTACTGACATCGTTGGTTATACTGCATTGATGGGTAATGATGAAAAAAAAGCATTTCAACTCCTTCAACGCAACAGGGAGATTCAAAGACCAGTGATCGAAGAATTTGGGGGTACATGGATCAAAGAACTGGGTGATGGAGTAATGGCTAGCTTCAATTCGGTGACAGATTCGGTATACGCGGCGATTAAAATTCAGGAAGTGTGTAATAAAACCAACGAATTTTTATTGCGTATCGGTATTCACCATGGGGAAGTTGTGTTTGAAGACCAGGATGTTTTTGGAGATGTCGTAAACATCGCCTCCAGGCTTCAGGCTTTATCTACACCCGGATCTATATGGGTTTCCGAATCAGTACATCACAATATTGTCAATAAGCAAGGCATTGTGTCCCGTTATTTGAAACAGGAGATACTAAAAAACGTGAGAGAACCCGTAAATATATACGAAGTCTTAAGCGAAGAGCAAAGCCAATTGCAACCGGGCTCTCACAATAAAAAAGCCAATTCCGCTATCCTTCCTGACTTTGAATATGATTTATATATAAGTTATCGGGCTAACGACAATAAATATATTCCTTCCGGGACCAAAACAGGAACAGGGGGTGGCTGGGTCACAGAAATGGTTGAAAAGTTAAAGCAAGAACTTGAAGCAACGCTCAAAGACAGACTTTCTATTCACTTTGACCGGAGTCAGGATGATTTCAGGACAGATTTATCAACTTCCACCGGGCCCATCGAACATGCTGTCAAAGCGCTGATTTTTATTCCCATTATTTCACAGACCTACTGTGACACCAATTCTGCTGTCTGGAAAGAAGAATTCCTGCAATTTAAGACTGAATCAAGCACTGATCGATTAGGCCGAAACATTAAATTGTCTGGTGACAGTTCTACCTCACGGTTTCTACCAATCAAGATACACGACCTTGATCCGGAAGATTTACACCTATTAGAAGAAGAACTTTCCGGAGAATTACGATCCATTGATTTTATTTACCGTGAGCAGGGAGTGAACAGACCATTGCGTCCCGTAGATGATGAGATCATTTCAGATTCATCGCGAATATTCTATCGGAAAAAAAGCCGCAAATATTCTTCAGCCAGTTTGTAATAGCAGTAGGGTGCTGCCTCCACTATCGTGAAAAGATGATCACTATCTGCCAAAATCAAAGATCAGCCCTACACTATTAAAGTTTTCATCGTATGCCAGGGGTTTGTCTGTGAGTTTAAACGATTTTCCAATTTGAATTTGCAATTTGACCCATTTATAACCTATCCTGGCCGTGAGAGCAGGTTCAGCAAATATCCACGTAGGTTTTTCAATATCCAGTAGCTTATTACTAGTCAGTTCTGAAAGGCTATAAGTAGTTTCCGGTTTTTTATATTTTCCTGCGACGAGTCGTGGTGTAAATGCCAGTTCAAATATATCATGATGAATACCTATGCTGGGTTGAAAAAAAAATCTGGCTCCCTGCGCTTCAAATTTTTTGCCATTGTCAAAAGTCTTGGTGGTCCCTACTCCACCGCCCACATATGCTTCCCAACGCAACATTCCACTACCATAGTTAAACCCGCCAAGCCCGACCTCAAAGAAACTCCCTTTACCATAAACAGCATCAGTCGACTCCCCATCTTTTCTAAACATAGCATTTGCCATGACGCCAAATCGTCTGTTTAAACTCGCTGCAAATTGAATATTGCCTTGAGAATCGCCACTGACCCGTAATTGACCAGAATCATCAAATAAGGGAACATTGACAGTGTTGGGGACATAAGCAGTCTTACAAGCTTGGCCCATAAACAGAAAAAAACATAAGAAAAGGAAGAGGTTTTTCATATTGCTGTGTTTTTTAATTATTGGTTAGGACTAAAGTTACAATATTTGCTTGCATGTCTGGTCTCCTTAATATATTTTTCAATGATCTCCCAGGTTGCTTTTCCTTAAGGTGTCTATAAATGGGCCACTTCGGAATAGGGCAGGGTACTGATGGATTCATTCAATATTTCGTTTCGACTTCCCCTGTGTTGCTCATTGCTTTTTACTATTTCTTCATTCATTGCATCAATTAACTTCGAGCTCACATCAGAAAAATTATTGACGAAGTTTACGGGTTTTGAATTTCATGAGCGATGCCTTCAGTGAGCTCCCCCCAAGAGAAGCGAGTTTTTCGAATTGAATGAGCTGTGCTTGTGTAGACTTTAATTGAGATAGAGTATATTGTATTTCATTTTTCTGGCTCTCGAGCATGATGTTAGCTTTTGTTTTTGCCGGTTATTGGTATAGAGCATAAATGCAATTAAAACAAATACACCCAGGCCGGACAACAAGCTATAATGTTTTATTTTGTTTTCGCCGGCTATCCGGTTTGCTTCCAATTGACGATAACGCTCCTGGTCATTTGCAATGGATTTTTGCATAGCCTGGATTTTATCAGGACCATATAATTCATTATTGACGGCATAAGCTTTTTGAGTATATTACTGTGCTTGCTTCGGATTTGATGATGCATACAATCCGGCCAGCATATTGCAATTCATCAAGATTCCATCCTTAATATTTATAGACTCTCACTGTTCAAGTCCCGGTTTTGCATAATAAATCGCTGAGTCGGTTTGTCCCAATGCTTTATGTAATCCCGACCTGGTATTAGCACAATAAGATACTACATGGTGATCTTTGTTTTGAAGTTCCAATAAAATCGCCTGATTAGAAAATTGAAATGCTTTTGAAAGATCACCTGATCTGAAATTTTAAATCCCCCATATGACTTGAAAGAGAAGGATTGTATAGTCCGGAAGATATCATCTTGTCATAGGCTAACCCAGGATAGTA
The window above is part of the Saprospiraceae bacterium genome. Proteins encoded here:
- a CDS encoding ATP-binding cassette domain-containing protein → MISLRHISKIFNQGKINEVIALDDISLDIHQGEFVVIIGANGSGKTTLMNIIEGSELPTEGSISIKDTEVTALPEYKRSKWVARVFQNPTNGTAPDLTILDNFRLAALRTQRKNVTIGTNAAFRKRVQEKISSLGMGLENKISQAMGSLSGGQRQALTLLMSVMDDTDILLLDEPTAALDPKSALVVMRLAEKLNQDMGITTILITHNLKDALQYGDRLIQFQEGKIVCDIDKGSKANLMLQDIYGWFA
- a CDS encoding ABC transporter permease, with translation MSQFYLTALQLALCLGPMALGIFISMKVFNIPDITTDGSYTLGAVVTATGLIQHWPAWVILPACMCAGALAGVCTGVIHTKLKIDALLAGILVMTGLYSVNLIFLGRSNVPLINQPGIFTSVTIFQNVLFNQVVIAICITVLLMMILNYVLKTDFGIAMRATGNNPVMTKSMGINNDMVKILGLAIANALTGLSGYLVAQYQNFTDINMGIGIVITGLGSVLIADALKTWMHLTSIGWQIVLVIVGSILFQMVLAGTLAMGIDPNWLKLVTALFVLMIVALPRLTSALQKS
- a CDS encoding adenylate/guanylate cyclase domain-containing protein, whose translation is MSQIRRLAAIMFTDIVGYTALMGNDEKKAFQLLQRNREIQRPVIEEFGGTWIKELGDGVMASFNSVTDSVYAAIKIQEVCNKTNEFLLRIGIHHGEVVFEDQDVFGDVVNIASRLQALSTPGSIWVSESVHHNIVNKQGIVSRYLKQEILKNVREPVNIYEVLSEEQSQLQPGSHNKKANSAILPDFEYDLYISYRANDNKYIPSGTKTGTGGGWVTEMVEKLKQELEATLKDRLSIHFDRSQDDFRTDLSTSTGPIEHAVKALIFIPIISQTYCDTNSAVWKEEFLQFKTESSTDRLGRNIKLSGDSSTSRFLPIKIHDLDPEDLHLLEEELSGELRSIDFIYREQGVNRPLRPVDDEIISDSSRIFYRKKSRKYSSASL
- a CDS encoding ABC transporter permease, which produces MNTAWHALKAEVLKNKHSPIHGITLVAFALAPIFGGIIMFLMQSRGMDGLSGALRSKSEVLAIAADWPSYLSILTQAVGVGGILIFGFITSWLFGREFSDGTVKDLIALPVSRANILNAKFIYATTWCVALVICNLLLGLLIGFILGLSGWEWSFFARELNHYFLTTFLIILLNTPVAYFALWGKGYLSPLGLVTIMLVMSQILGALGVGQYFPWAVPGLYSGSGGAAYRSQLNYLSYALLFLTSIAGYFGSISYWSKKDLEK
- a CDS encoding ABC transporter substrate-binding protein — translated: MKNWRFISLSLLLVIGCNHKDTNVPVVGFVDAFEDNTIGQAKTGFIDALEQAGYEEKKGTLKIIYRNAQGNIPTLTQIVNYFIAQEVSLIATNPSLSTITAVQNTKTIPIFMMVSPSPELMKVNDAQGHAPDNLLGVGETLDYIDTSFLLIPKVVKSKSGPLTVGMLYNQSEPQSVEAMERIRNLATNNNITLIYQSVNSSADVPLVTASLLARNIDVFFANPDNIVFASFESILQSCNQKNIPIFTSEAGLVQRGALAAYGADIYQWGYQAGTQAAQYLKSKNLQGLHWEMVTLRKKVYNPVAAQKFGINIPTDFGSIQ